The following are encoded in a window of Panicum virgatum strain AP13 chromosome 5N, P.virgatum_v5, whole genome shotgun sequence genomic DNA:
- the LOC120671858 gene encoding uncharacterized protein LOC120671858 has product MTSDMVADRGVTRDSHKIDIDGDKHVAKVGTEKQSADKEEIEPNEQGLGVDSDVLADRDVRTESVNEPKGKERALHEIMGSMVHNKPKSSWSAQIVPKDYACNKDDLYVIEYVKKIPSSLGQEEVVFIGDTPVKRYQIECLFQLDAHVYDEVINAYLDLLNWQDHMLNRPGGTAYIENTLMTTFMRHDAGVDLEDSYPPKEISKISRSGNHRLLYYLANDMVIHINSMVP; this is encoded by the exons ATGACCAGTGACATGGTGGCCGACAGGGGTGTCACAAGAGATTCACACAAGATCGACATTGATGGGGATAAACATGTTGCCAAGGTTGGAACAGAAAAGCAAAGCGCCGATAAAGAAGAGATTGAACCAAACGAGCAGGGACTCGGAGTGGATAG TGATGTGTTAGCCGACCGGGATGTGCGGACAGAGTCTGTTAACGAGCCAAAAGGTAAAGAGCGTGCATTACATGAGATCATGGGATCTATGGTTCATAATAAACCAAAAAGTTCATGGTCGGCACAAATAGTACCAAAAG ATTATGCCTGCAACAAAGACGATCTTTATGTTATTGAATATGTCAAAAAAATTCCATCTTCGCTGGGACAGGAAGAGGTAGTGTTCATTGGTGATACTCCAGTAAAACGATATCAAATAGAATGCCTTTTCCAACTAGACGCTCACGTGTATGATGAG GTCATAAATGCATACTTAGATTTATTAAATTGGCAAGACCACATGCTAAACAGGCCAGGTGGTACCGCCTACATAGAAAATACTTTGATGACTACATTTATGAGGCATGATGCTGGAGTTGACCTAGAGGATTCATATCCACCGAAAGAGATTTCTAAAATTTCTCGTTCTGGCAATCATCGGCTGTTATATTATTTGGCAAATGACATGGTAATACATATTAACTCTATGGTGCCTTAA